The region TGAGATAACTCTTCATGACATACACCATCATCATATACAAACTTGATCAAAGATCTTCACTAACTTCACTGAATATCGCTTGATATTAGGTGTTGTTCTCAAAAGATAGGCTTTAATATCTTGATCTCCAAGCACCACAACTTGATCGCCACATAGATGAACTTAGATGTCTTGATAACCACAACTTGATCACCACATCAGATGACGACTTCACCTCATACTATTATCATCATCAACACTAGATGATCTTTATCAACACTTTTGATGAAGACTTCACTTAGAAGCGTTGTCAACACCAAAATCAAATAGGTTATTGCAGATATCGTACctgcaagcacatagatccataACCTCCATATACAAATAAGTGGTTACTAATCGACACATGGCACAAGGAATGTTGATAGCTACATTTCCCCATGTCTCAATATTGCGCATAACGCTTAAAAAATAGGGCACCCTAGGCCAACAAATAGTAGGAAAATGATCAAGATATGTCACGATAGACGACAAAAATAGGCAAATAATCCAAATCAACCATCACTTCCAATGGAAACTAGGCCCTCCACATTTCTTTAAtaaaactcgaccaagaccaaaATACAACTTaaaaaatgtatttgatattCAATTGATATTCAAAATCGAAATACGACACATTAAAATGTTGAAAGGCTAGGTATATGTCACATTAAAACGTAGAAAGGTTAGTCGTGGTTTGGTCAGGATTGAAAAACTACAAGTCCTAAAAGGTGTAGGCAAGGACGATGTAAAATCGCAAGTCAGACCCTAGTTCCGCCTGAGTAGGCTTGAGGTGCAACTGTTCATATCCGACCATAACACTATATATAGGCCCAAGAGTGGAAGAGACCCAAAACGCGTGAAGCTTAATGAGGCAAAGATATTTATGATGGTATTCCATAATGACATCAGGTCAATGACGTCAGAGGACGGACCATCATTCTCATAGTTGTTATCCAAATGAAAGACCTATGACTTTGGAAATAAGCATGAGCATGCCCTAAAAAAAATCTTATCCAAACAATTGAATGAGACTGTTTTTCGCCAACAATCTTTAGCATTCCTATCAgaggtttacttgcaggaccgGCTACAAAGTCCTAGACTTGGTATTGAGTATATGGCTATTTCGTTGGTAAAGTGTTTGGAATGTTTAAAGGTAGTAAATGTAAATTTTCGCTAGTTAAAAATACAGTAAAGTAACGCAATAAAAGACAAAAGTCTGATGGAAATGAAAAAAATAAACAAAGACAATTTAATAAGTTAAATGACTTGTAAATATAAGTGGAAGCAAAAGTACATTTTTGTAGGGAGATGATCCTTTTCTCGTAAACGCTTTGGTATTTCAAGTATACTCCTACTGCAATGCTAAAAATGCCCCCTCTAGAATGACCATTACAATTTGTTTAAATACTAGTAGAAAATAACCGTTTGGAGGTTACGACCTACTTACGAGATGACATGTGTCGGAGCACCTCCCCCACGTCTTCAGATAACTTCCCACGTTTAGATACTCACGATTAATTTTCATCATGGTCGTCGACTTTGATAGGTTTCTTTCTATGTCGACCCTATGCTCTGGTTTTTGCCTCGTCGATCTAGTCCTCCGACAACCCTTGTGGTCGACCAAACTTTCCACTCGAAATTTATCACCTAATAGAGGCAGGATCATCATATAACATAACAATTATATTCCAACATCTATTTGTTGATGACAATTGAATCAAGGATACACACACAAAAATCTCTACATAACATAGACTCCAGCCAAATAAAAATACACACACTCCAGCCAAAAAAAAAAACATACAAAAATCTCCAAAATCATATAATACTTCTCATATCCAATAATGAATGACTTTCGTGTTAAAGTGGTTGTGAGTACCAATGTTGTCAAGATCGCGATCCAGATCGTGGAATCGCACGATTTTGCGATCTCAATCATCTCCACCGATCTGGATCGCAAGCAAAATCGTTTTGTGCAAAAATCACGGCAAAATTAATTGGTTTCGAAATTTGAAGGTAGAATCTTGTAAATCTGGGCTTAGTTATCCGGATCAAGTGCGACCCGATTTACAATCCGTGTGTTATAAATATCGTAAATACCTGTTTTTTTTCAATAGCTTTGAATCCTAATGGTTAATCTTATGTAAAATCGGCGACGACACATACTTCATCTTTCTCAAATTTTGCTGTCGAAGAAGAAGATGTGAGCTGCTCTGTGTTTACGTTTTCTTGTTTATCTCTTCTTTTTCTGCACTTCATCTTTCTTGTTTATCTCTTCTTTTTCTGCACTTCATCTTTCTTGTTTATCTCTTCTTTTTCTGCACTTCATCTTCCAGCTTGGCAATGTGTAAGAATGATAGGACGTGACTAAGATAGGATAAGATTTTCTTATTATCTTTATGATTTTCTTATTAGCTCTCGGTAGAAATTGGTTATGCTTATGATAACTTAGTCACGTGACTAAGTGGGACACTTGCTAGTTGATAGGATAAGGTACTCcaatataatatatattattttatagTGTCCAATGtatattaataaaatataatagtCGATGAATTTTTAGAGATGTTGCACTATCATAATTATTACAGTATATAGCCCCACTGCAATTTTATTTCTTTATATCACATGttatttttaaattgattttattaatacatataatataatataaaaaaaattatgttaCAAGTAGTAGTTAGTGACATTATATTATAACATTTTATTTGTTAAATTATATTACAAACACATAAATATAGGTTAGAAAAAAGTTGTTTATTTTTTTACTCTTTTTATAAAAATTGTTTGtcttttttaatttatttatatatatatttgtaagATATTTTTTTACACTCTTTTATGTTTGTTTTATATTACTATGTgttttaattttcaaaaaatatttgtatttttaaattttttatataaaagTTATTTGTTTTAGTTTTTTAATAGGTTAAATGGTTGGTGGTAGTAGTACGTCGCTTCCTCCTTCAACAAACCCAAGTGTTAGAAATGTGAGAAATAAGAAAGTTGCCAAAAATGCTCCCGGTCAAAGGCAAGATGTGGCATGGGAACATGGCACTCCCGTAAATGATGGATCAAGAAAGATCAAGTGCAAATATTGTCATAATGAGTATAGCGGCGGTGCTTTTCGATTTAAGCATCATTTAGCAGGGACAAATAGTAATGTTGAACCTTGTGTGTCTGTTCCAGATGAAGTTTGCAAACAAATGTGGATCATTGTTCATAGACTGCAAAGCAAACTCATCAAAAAGAGAACTCTAAGTGAAGATGTAGTAGAGGTTGATGTGGAAGATTGTAAAAGAAAAAAAGTTGAATCTTCTGGTCTTGCAAATATTTTCAAGAGGGGGATAACTTCTCAATCAACTATCAACGATGCTTTTAAAAAAAAGAGAAGGAGGACACTAACTTACAAGTTGCAACTTATTTTTACAACAATGCTATCTCTTTTAACGTTGTAAAGGATGAAGAATTTATAAAGATGTGTGAAATGATTGCCCAATATGGTAAAGGATATAAACCACCATCTTACCATGATATTCGAGGtaaatatttaaagaaaaaagTTGAGTCTATAAATAGCATATTGGTGGAGCATAAAACTGCGTGGAAAAAGTTTGGATGTACAATAATGACGGATGGATGGACTGACCAAAAGAGGAGGACTATCATAAACTTTTTAGTCAATAGTCCTATGGGTACTTTCTTTTTAAAATCAATTGATGCATCTAGCATTTCAAAGACAGCTGATAAAGTTTTCAAAATGATGGATGATATTGTTGAGGAAGTGGGGGAAGAAAATGTTGTCCAAATTGTAACAGACAATGCTGCAAACTACAAGTTGGCTGGACAAATGTTGATGGATAAAAGGAATAAGCTTTATTGGACACCTTGTGCAGCTCATTGCATTGATCTAATGTTAGAGGATTTTGAGAGCAAGATACCTATGCATAAGGAGATTATTGCTTCAGGTAAAAAGATCACAACTTACATTTATGCTAGGACTGGTCTTATAACTTTGTTGCATCATTACACTGAAGGAGGTGAGTTGATAAGACCTGGCATCACTCGCTTTGCAACATCATATTTGTGTTTGGGTTGCTTGAATGATAAGAGGGGAGGATTGTATAGGATGTTCacttccaagcaatggaaggaTAGTCAATTTTCCAAGACAAAAGATGGAAAATTTGTTGAAAATATAGTCACAAACAAGGACTTTTGGAAGAATTTGATTATTTGCCTTAAAGGTGCTTTTCCATTACTTAAAGTCTTGCGTATGGTGGATTCTGATGAGAAGGCAGCCATGGGTTATATCTATGAAGCAATGGATCAAGCAAAAGAGGAAATACAAACTAGCTACAATAATAATAGAAAAAGGTATAATTTTATAAAATATCATAGATTAATTTATTTGatataaaaaatatattagtATTTATTTATGAACTAACTTAATCTTTTCTTTCTTAAGCTACCAACCATTATGGAAAATTATAGGTAACAGATGGGACAAACAATTACATAGGCCTTTGCATGCTGCAGGCTATTATCTTAATCCAATTTTGCATTACAAACCTAATTTTAAAGTAGATAATGAAGTGAAACAAGGAATGTATGCATGTTTAGAAAGAATGATGGGAGGAGACATGGATATGGTGAATAAAATTGATGGTCAACTTGAGGATTTTAAGAGTAAAAAAGGATTCTTTGGGAGTGAAATAGCTCAACGTGGACTAAAAAACAAGACACCAACTCAATGGTGGGAATCTTACGGTGATGCACACCCAGAGTTGCAAAACTTTGCTATTCGTGTTTTGAGTTTGACATGCAGTTCTTCTGGCTGTGAGAGAAATTGGAGTGCTTTTGAAATGgtatattttttaatttatcATATATATTTTTCATAGCTACTATATGTTAtgcattttaatttaatatttcCCCTTTTTAGGTTCATACAAAGAAAAGAAATCGTTTGAAACAAAAGACTATGAATGATCTTGTGTATGTGATGGTAAATACAAGATTGACCAAGAATAAGGCTGAAAGGAAAAAGCGAGATCTAACAATTGATGATTTCCAAGATGATGACGATTGGTGGTATGTTGCTGAGGAAGAAAATGCAGGTGGTAATAATGTAAATGTGACTGatttagatgaagatttgatgcAAAGTACTAGTGCTAAATCAACTGGACATGTAGATGAATTTGATGTCCTTGAAACTATAGAAAGTGACAATGAAGAAGGAAATGCAGATGAAGGTGATGAAGGAGATGATGAGGGTGATGATTATGGTGGAGGAGATGATGAGATTAATGAAGATGAAGGAGTTGACATTATAGGGAAAAATCCAAACTATCGGCGCCTTTGTGATTTGTACTAACCTCTATGATTTTGAGTATTTTATTTTATGGAGTTTGTTATTTTAAGTTAAGATTTGAGATTTTTAATTTTATGGTTAAGATTTTTCAATTTGATGGTTTGTTATTTAATATGCAAACTTATATACtatttaatataaataatataaaatattttaagTATTTTTTTAGTAAAATCTTACTATTTTGATTACGATCTTATGTTTTACGATATTCCTTCTCGATCTTATAAAATTAATTGAGTAAGATCTTTCGATTTTAATTACGATTTTATATCTTACGATTTTAATGTCTCCTTCTGATCTTATGTAAGATCTCGATCATGACAACATTGGTGAGTACTACCTCATCCACTCATATCCATCATCAAAAAACATTTTCTTACTAGAAGGAacaaaatcaaataaaaaatgtTACTATATAATTATAACTGTAAATCAAAACTAAATTTTTTAATAAAGACATGTTTAAAGATGTCTCAACAAATATCTTGATTCATGACCAGTAGTAGTACGAGAGCAGGCCACATCATATACACGTGATACACGTGCAATGATTCAAACATTGCatcttttcttttcattttcaaaatttaagaAAGAGAATTTGGACACAAGCTATCAAAGTGTAAGATTAATCTGTATGGCTTAAATTTATCACTACAATTTACTGTAACTGTATTAGAGAACAAAGTACATCACAGCAATAATTGCATACTAGAATTAGTTGAAGTCCTTTCTCCAATAATAAAAATGATGTAGTAGCTCAGACGTCACCAAAAAGCAGTACATGAACAGATACTATATCAGCAGCAGATGAGTCTAAAAAGAAGTGCAGTAATATTTCTTGGTCCACACCATGTCTCTACATGTGACTATTGTCACAGGGAGAAAACAATCAACTTTACTTTTTATGTGAAAAGTGGCAGTTTGTGGGCTCCGGCTCAGCCATGATTGATCATGTTTACCACTTTTCTTCTATTTTTTCTTATACAAGTTTTAATTAAATGACTAATTTTCATCTTATCTAATTTAATGACTAATTTTCAGCTTCAACAAAATATTTATGACCTACCAAGAAACCAACATGTATTATTCCATGATGACCACTTTATAAATAGGGAACTAATGCTCTCCCAATATCATATCAATCTCACCTTAAACTCATTTTTCTATATCCACTTATCAATTTTCCTCTTTCTACTACACTATGGCTGAGGAGCATGGTAGCCACGGCATCTACTACCCCAAAAAAGATGAAGATAACGATCCTAAAACCAAACCTATAAATGCTGGTGGCTATGATGGTGGAGATGATGACTCTGACGACATAACACCTAGCGGTGGCGGTTACGGAGATGGCTATGATGATCCTGCTGTCCAAGCAGCCATTGGTGGTGGTTTTGGTGACTCTGATACCAAACCTACAACCGGTGGTGGCTACAATGGTGGCATTGATGGCTCTGATGATGGCTATGACGGAGGCTATGGAGATGGCTATGATGACCCTGCAATCCAAGCAGCTATTGGTGGTGGTTCTGGTGACTCTGACACCAAACCTACAACCGGTGGTGGCTACAATGGTGGCAATGATGAGTCTGATGATGGCTATGATGGCGGCTACGGAGATGGTTATGATGACCCAGCAATCCAAGCATCTATTGGTGGTGGTTATGATGGCTCGGACACCAAACCTACAATTGGTGGTGGAGTTGATGACTCTGACGACATAACACCTAGCGGTGGTGGCTACGGAGATGGCTTCGATGACCCTGCAATACAAACAACTACTGGTGGCGGCTATGGTGGTCCTGAGAAAAAGTAAGCAAAGGAGGAAGATGAAGAAAGAAGCTCGTGAAAAGAAGAAACACCATTTCTTTGGGTGAAAGATgtttttatattatattataataATAAGCATACAAGCATTATGGAAATATTCATTCTGCATAGCTTTTACCCTATAATTAATTATGCTTTTGGGCTGTTTATGTGTATTTATTCGTATTGAGTTCATCTAATCGCAGTTTAGTTTGAGTGGTTTGGAGAATGTAATTTCTAGCTTGGTGTCGTATAGATGATATATGCATGGATCTATGTTGTGTCTACCGATAAGTACACAATATACTATTGTAAAAGAATCTGAtatgattttaaaaaaattacttGTTCTGCAAAGAAGcatttattttttttatttttttaaatcaCACTTTTTCATTAACAAACAAAGCCAGCTAGAGAAGGGAAAACACCTCAATCAAGTTCTAGACCTAATTGTAATTTAGATTCAATTTCATTTGTCTTTAATTTAGTTTGTATTTGAACTTCATTGCGCGTGAGCTTGTGTATATAAGTTAAAGTTTGGTTCAGTTTGTAATAGAGAATATTCATTGTAACTGTTTCTGTATCTGAGAGTAGAAAGTTAGTTACAGAGTTAGTTACAAATTTTGTTTCTCTCTTCCATCTTATTCTTCTTCGTCTTTTTCATTTCTTGTGCTCCAACAATTGGTTCTAGAGCCCCAATTCTGATTCAAGAACGAGAAACACGAGTATACgtgatgtgtgtgtgtgattgATTCTGCTCATTCAATTCACAATGAATTGAAGATTTGAGTCGAAGCagaatcacatttcttgattACGATGGATTGGGAAACACTAGTGTTGGTGAGAGTTGTGTAAATTTGCACAAGAACGGAGATGAATGGCGGAAACGGTAGCTTGAACACAAAGTTTTCAGTCTTTGATTGAAAGAATTGGAATCGGTGGATGATtcagatgcgtgtgttgtttggcactcaagatgttcttgatctcgtcaatgacGGTTGCAATAGATGCTTCTAaagcacaaagaaacacacataGAGAAAcgaggaagaaggatcagaagaCGTTGCTCTatatccatcagtgtgtggataggaatgtgtttgagaagatcaTTGATTCAACGACAACGAAGGTTGCGTGGGATACGTTGGTACGGTGCTACGACGGTGATATATCATTGAATATGGTAAAGCTTCCGTCTCTATGTAAGTACTATGATAACCTCAACATAAAGAACAATGAGAAGATACCTGATTAtatctccagagtgattctgatcacaaatgagatgaaatcttgtggagaaactctctctgaacaagtaatcattgaaaagGTATTGAGATCAtttactcctcagtttgattacattgttgtagAAATTGAACACTCTAAGGACCTCAacaccatgagaattgaagagttgcagagtagtctagaggcacaagagttgcaTCTGACTGAGAGAAACTCTGAAAGAGAGGTAGACCAGGCTCTGGAAAGCGTCTTCTTGTAAGAAGAATCAGAAGCAGTCTTGGTAAGAGGCCAAGAAGAGACATGAGGGTGGT is a window of Lathyrus oleraceus cultivar Zhongwan6 chromosome 6, CAAS_Psat_ZW6_1.0, whole genome shotgun sequence DNA encoding:
- the LOC127096013 gene encoding putative glycine-rich cell wall structural protein 1, which encodes MAEEHGSHGIYYPKKDEDNDPKTKPINAGGYDGGDDDSDDITPSGGGYGDGYDDPAVQAAIGGGFGDSDTKPTTGGGYNGGIDGSDDGYDGGYGDGYDDPAIQAAIGGGSGDSDTKPTTGGGYNGGNDESDDGYDGGYGDGYDDPAIQASIGGGYDGSDTKPTIGGGVDDSDDITPSGGGYGDGFDDPAIQTTTGGGYGGPEKK
- the LOC127096012 gene encoding uncharacterized protein LOC127096012, translated to MVGGSSTSLPPSTNPSVRNVRNKKVAKNAPGQRQDVAWEHGTPVNDGSRKIKCKYCHNEYSGGAFRFKHHLAGTNSNVEPCVSVPDEVCKQMWIIVHRLQSKLIKKRTLSEDVVEVDVEDCKRKKVESSEKEDTNLQVATYFYNNAISFNVVKDEEFIKMCEMIAQYGKGYKPPSYHDIRGKYLKKKVESINSILVEHKTAWKKFGCTIMTDGWTDQKRRTIINFLVNSPMGTFFLKSIDASSISKTADKVFKMMDDIVEEVGEENVVQIVTDNAANYKLAGQMLMDKRNKLYWTPCAAHCIDLMLEDFESKIPMHKEIIASGKKITTYIYARTGLITLLHHYTEGGELIRPGITRFATSYLCLGCLNDKRGGLYRMFTSKQWKDSQFSKTKDGKFVENIVTNKDFWKNLIICLKGAFPLLKVLRMVDSDEKAAMGYIYEAMDQAKEEIQTSYNNNRKSYQPLWKIIGNRWDKQLHRPLHAAGYYLNPILHYKPNFKVDNEVKQGMYACLERMMGGDMDMVNKIDGQLEDFKSKKGFFGSEIAQRGLKNKTPTQWWESYGDAHPELQNFAIRVLSLTCSSSGCERNWSAFEMVHTKKRNRLKQKTMNDLVYVMVNTRLTKNKAERKKRDLTIDDFQDDDDWWYVAEEENAGGNNVNVTDLDEDLMQSTSAKSTGHVDEFDVLETIESDNEEGNADEGDEGDDEGDDYGGGDDEINEDEGVDIIGKNPNYRRLCDLY